A window of the Drosophila simulans strain w501 chromosome 2L, Prin_Dsim_3.1, whole genome shotgun sequence genome harbors these coding sequences:
- the LOC6730586 gene encoding formin-like protein 16, with amino-acid sequence MTFTYKELIDVAIGSPESGHVNFYALHVLLTCFAQRLEVLDEVVEQEDYMVANVRLQSSLLTLGNTSKFRLFAGADAEEGAAEPAAEPPAEEAEAPPAPVEEPPAAEPAPEPAPEPAPEPAPEEPAPQEPAPEEATPVEAAAPTPEPVGSNHEPTPSATPAPEEHPPSEPEADTSKAPMDVPAEAKGEELAPQASRVSSRSSGRDKSHSQTDGSLTNNLLRLERRLSKIELQKEQATMEVQQFVSNLTSQLKITMEQVNNMTHLLIDRKPNPQRFKLLRHIAKQLRVLMVTTGDEVSVSWSSGDIVDGVEEEGLSEEEVPVESSAPTEVEKPEEEEELELEQPLCYSPEKMLTELLDLKSQFCALTNKVNELAAALLKQDSQRLMDQMKDLSETVRDIKLYMASNKEATNSMSTRLNDCVYQIQVLKKSASHLDEVKIDKTEVELLLAEKVDFQQLATKVSLEQLEEYKARLEQMFCEVRHIVSLNEKNVLQIIDNLRMTLGIDALELSLKDFREMIERRVQIIAEALQKYMEMTNDDCAAAAGRVKVMQDLACLACDTTCVMRTVERSKVPSLPNAKGSTGLGPIVTYELGQIRKSGIMGYYRKDEFPHSTSAWTKGASGVPMVKCTPRHAGGSHTTHTADEHMQKVILSKKTSGWT; translated from the exons ATGACTTTTACGTATAAGGAACTCATAGATGTTGCCATTGGGTCCCCGGAATCAGGACACGTTAACTTTTACGCTTTGCATGTCCTGCTCACGTGCTTTGCCCAGCGATTGGAGGTCCTCGATGAGGTTGTCGAGCAGGAAGACTACATGGTGGCCAATGTGCGCTTGCAAAGCAGTTTAC TGACCTTGGGTAACACCTCGAAGTTCCGTCTTTTCGCCGGTGCGGATGCCGAGGAGGGAGCAGCCGAGCCGGCGGCAGAGCCACCAGCCGAGGAGGCAGAGGCACCACCTGCGCCAGTCGAAGAGCCTCCCGCAGCGGAGCCAGCACCAGAGCCTGCTCCAGAACCTGCTCCAGAGCCTGCTCCAGAGGAACCTGCCCCACAGGAGCCAGCCCCAGAAGAAGCAACTCCTGTGGAGGCTGCTGCACCAACTCCAGAACCGGTGGGTTCCAACCACGAACCAACTCCATCTGCAACTCCGGCTCCCGAGGAGCATCCTCCTTCTGAGCCCGAGGCAGATACCTCAAAAGCACCAATGGATGTGCCTGCCGAGGCCAAGGGAGAGGAGCTGGCTCCGCAGGCCTCACGGGTCTCCTCGAGATCCTCCGGTCGCGACAAGTCGCACAGTCAAACGGACGGATCTCTTACCAATAATCTATTGCGTCTCGAAAGACGCCTCTCCAAGATTGAACTGCAGAAGGAGCAGGCCACCATGGAGGTTCAGCAGTTTGTGAGCAATCTCACCAGCCAGCTGAAGATCACGATGGAGCAGGTGAACAATATGACCCACTTGCTGATCGATCGCAAGCCGAACCCGCAGAGGTTTAAGTTACTCCGTCACATAGCCAAGCAGTTGAGGGTCCTGATGGTGACGACTGGTGATGAGGTTTCTGTGAGTTGGTCGAGTGGGGACATAGTGGACGGTGTCGAAGAGGAGGGCCTGTCAGAGGAGGAGGTCCCAGTGGAGTCTAGTGCGCCCACAGAGGTGGAGAAGCCTGAGGAAGAGGAGGAACTTGAATTGGAACAGCCCCTTTGCTATTCGCCGGAGAAAATGCTTACTGAGCTTCTAGACCTCAAGTCGCAATTCTGTGCGCTGACCAACAAAGTTAATGAACTCGCTGCAGCCTTGCTGAAACAGGACTCCCAGAGACTGATGGACCAGATGAAGGATCTATCGGAAACAGTGCGGGATATTAAGCTCTACATGGCCAGCAACAAGGAGGCTACCAATAGCATGTCGACTCGCCTCAATGACTGCGTATACCAGATACAAGTCCTGAAGAAATCGGCATCCCATTTGGATGAGGTGAAGATTGACAAGACCGAGGTGGAGCTTTTGTTGGCCGAGAAGGTGGACTTCCAGCAGTTGGCCACGAAAGTATCCCTGGAGCAACTGGAGGAGTACAAGGCCAGGTTGGAGCAGATGTTCTGCGAAGTGCGCCACATTGTCAGTTTGAACGAGAAAAACGTCCTGCAGATCATCGACAATCTGCGAATGACGCTGGGCATCGATGCATTGGAGCTGAGTCTCAAGGACTTCCGGGAGATGATCGAGCGGCGGGTGCAGATCATAGCCGAGGCACTCCAGAAGTACATGGAGATGACCAACGATGACTGTGCCGCAGCTGCCGGAAGAGTCAAGGTCATGCAGGATCTGGCCTGCTTGGCCTGCGACACCACCTGCGTAATGCGAACTGTGGAGCGATCCAAGGTGCCCTCGCTGCCTAATGCGAAGGGTTCCACCGGCCTGGGTCCCATTGTCACCTACGAACTGGGTCAGATCCGCAAGTCGGGCATCATGGGATACTATCGCAAAGACGAGTTCCCGCACTCCACCAGTGCGTGGACCAAAGGAGCCTCCGGTGTTCCCATGGTCAAGTGCACTCCGCGTCACGCGGGCGGAAgccacaccacccacaccgcGGATGAGCACATGCAGAAGGTCATTCTGTCCAAGAAGACCAGCGGTTGGACATAG